The following proteins are co-located in the Spirosoma montaniterrae genome:
- the coaE gene encoding dephospho-CoA kinase (Dephospho-CoA kinase (CoaE) performs the final step in coenzyme A biosynthesis.) has product MLQIGVTGGIGSGKSVVCRVFETLGVPVYYADERAKWLTEHDPILKADVRRVLGNQAYDPLGRYNRAWVASQVFADPNLLTQLNAVIHPRVWADTAAWVNQHADKPYVVKEAALMGAANPGHGIDAVIVVTAPVDLRIERIRQRDPHRSETEIRNIIDRQVSDDDRLKIADYVLVNDEHTLLLPQVVALHEQFLSR; this is encoded by the coding sequence ATGCTCCAGATCGGCGTAACGGGCGGCATTGGGTCCGGGAAAAGCGTGGTGTGCCGGGTGTTTGAGACGCTCGGTGTGCCCGTGTATTACGCTGACGAGCGGGCTAAGTGGCTTACTGAACACGACCCAATTCTGAAAGCCGATGTCCGGCGCGTACTGGGCAATCAGGCGTATGATCCGCTCGGACGTTATAACCGGGCATGGGTGGCGTCGCAGGTATTTGCCGACCCCAATTTGCTGACGCAACTGAACGCCGTGATTCATCCGCGCGTATGGGCCGATACAGCCGCGTGGGTTAACCAACACGCTGACAAGCCGTATGTTGTAAAAGAAGCCGCGCTGATGGGAGCCGCTAATCCGGGTCACGGTATAGACGCCGTCATCGTGGTAACGGCCCCCGTCGACTTACGGATCGAGCGCATCCGACAGCGCGACCCGCACCGGTCAGAAACCGAAATCCGCAACATCATCGACCGGCAGGTCAGCGACGACGACCGGCTGAAAATTGCGGATTACGTATTGGTGAATGATGAGCATACGCTGTTGCTCCCGCAGGTTGTGGCGTTGCATGAGCAGTTTTTGAGCCGCTAA
- the yajC gene encoding preprotein translocase subunit YajC, which translates to MYAVLLQAPAGSNTPMIYNVLLWVAIIGVFYFFMIRPQQKKQKDQKTFVDNLKKGDNVVTIGGLHGRVASVDGTTVTLEVDKGVKMTFEKSSISREATAKTEATE; encoded by the coding sequence ATGTACGCAGTTTTGCTACAGGCCCCGGCAGGGTCGAACACGCCAATGATCTACAATGTGCTGCTTTGGGTAGCCATCATTGGTGTCTTTTATTTCTTTATGATTCGCCCGCAACAGAAGAAACAGAAAGACCAGAAAACGTTTGTCGATAATCTGAAGAAAGGCGATAACGTGGTGACAATTGGTGGTTTGCATGGCCGCGTAGCCTCGGTCGATGGTACAACCGTAACACTCGAAGTCGACAAAGGCGTGAAGATGACCTTCGAGAAATCGTCCATCTCGCGCGAAGCGACTGCTAAAACGGAAGCAACAGAATAA